In Pelosinus sp. UFO1, one genomic interval encodes:
- a CDS encoding DUF2292 domain-containing protein — protein sequence MAEFLVNDRNAVTELGRGGSSMGKMSSIKPLSSQVFEIIECFLYTVQYGQLILAIQDGIVVKIEKIEKFIISAKSREAKCSKVDKPLKKHPLQTKILTELQSIRYGQLVIRLDNGQVEQIEKTEKRRVNELEGLYGDGI from the coding sequence ATGGCGGAATTTCTTGTAAACGATCGAAATGCAGTGACAGAGTTGGGGCGAGGAGGGTCTAGCATGGGGAAGATGAGCTCAATAAAACCGTTATCATCTCAGGTATTTGAAATTATAGAATGCTTTTTATATACAGTACAGTACGGCCAACTCATTTTAGCCATACAAGATGGAATTGTTGTCAAAATAGAAAAAATAGAAAAATTTATAATTTCGGCAAAAAGCCGAGAAGCAAAATGTTCAAAAGTAGATAAGCCCTTAAAAAAGCATCCCTTGCAAACTAAAATATTGACTGAATTACAGAGTATCAGGTATGGACAGTTGGTCATTCGTCTTGATAACGGGCAAGTTGAACAAATTGAAAAAACAGAAAAAAGGCGGGTTAATGAACTAGAGGGATTGTATGGAGATGGAATATAA